A stretch of the Gossypium hirsutum isolate 1008001.06 chromosome D07, Gossypium_hirsutum_v2.1, whole genome shotgun sequence genome encodes the following:
- the LOC107954802 gene encoding uncharacterized protein, producing MRTQKRSIHAVSMWVRRQPPKVKTFLAVVSGMAALVLLRVIVNDHDNLFVTAEAVHSIGISVIIYKLTKEKTCTVLALCIHPTTSHNLLNRISWAFCAYLEAVSVLPQLRVMQNTKIVEPFIAHYVFALGVARDKVLCSL from the exons ATGAGGACACAGAAGAGGTCGATCCATGCGGTGTCGATGTGGGTGAGACGACAGCCACCGAAGGTAAAGACTTTTTTGGCGGTGGTATCGGGGATGGCGGCATTGGTTCTTCTCCGAGTCATTGTAAATGACCATGACAACCTATTTGTCACCGCCGAGGCTGTCCATTCTATCGGAATCTCTGTCATCATCTATAAGCTCACCAAAGAGAAGACTTGTACTg TACTAGCTCTGTGTATTCATCCAACAACTTCCCATAATCTACTGAACCGGATTTCCTGGGCATTCTGTGCATATCTGGAAGCCGTTTCAGTTTTACCTCAGTTGCGAGTGATGCAAAACACCAAG ATTGTTGAGCCTTTTATAGCTCATTATGTGTTTGCGTTGGGTGTTGCAAG GGACAAAGTTCTTTGTAGTTTGTGA